The Bacillus sp. 2205SS5-2 genome segment AAATCTGCCCCTTTTCTGTATTCAAGATAAATGTGAAGTTCTTTATCTTCTTTTGCCAACTCATAATGAAAAACGTACCAGGGTTCAGGTATTTCTAAAGCAGCCTCGAATACATTAAAATCTTCTTGGAAATCTTCCATAACGCCATCAGCTCCTAGGTATTTTCATAGTTTCTACCCAGTATTGACAGTTATTCAAGATTTTAGACTAAATACTAAATAGCGAAGAAGCCTAAAATTTGTATTTTTCGTTAATTAGAAGAATTTGTATTGACAAAAAGAAAACGTGCTTTTTTAGATTCATTTTCACTCATATGTAATTGACCGGTTACTTACCTTTTAAGTAATCTAGTTTCCATAACAATTTATTATTGTTATACCTTCGATCATTTATTATCATAAAGTTCTCTAATCATAATTCTGAGCAAGCTTTATTCAAAAAAAGACCTGTTTCTAGAATAATTTACCTTTTCAACCTTGGTTGTTAACTAAGCAAAAAAAGAGCCTCTCAGCTCTCTCTCTACTTATGATTTAATATTTTGTTGGCAATAACTTTTCACTAATTCTTCTTCCTCTTCTTCAAGCGCAAAATCAAGATACTGCTCTGTTGTTTGTTCAATAAATTGATACTGAGCGATTTTCGAGGCTTCTTCTTCGTTTACAAATGTCACCTTTAAATAAAGACCATGCTCAGAAAACAGTTCGTCGTCATTAGGTACTTCTAATGTAAGAAAAAACTCATATCGATCTCCACTTAATATCCCAGTAGGGTCATGTAGTTTTTCTACTGTATGTCCAGTTATGTTCATTTTTCTCTTCCTTTCAGTGCCCAAAAAAAAGCGTTATGAGAAGAGTTTACTTCTCTTGCGTGAGATAGTCAAAAATTAAGATTTGAAATCTACATTATTTTTGGACAATTCCCATAACAAAACCATCATATCCCTTTGCTCCTACGGTTTGAATCGCAGTTGAATCGATCCGAGGGTCTGACTTTAATAATTCCAGACAATTCCGTACGCCCTGTACACTCTCGTCTTCACTAGATGAATCCAAAACCCTTCCACCTCTAGTAACGTTGTCAACGATCATAATTGCTCCAG includes the following:
- a CDS encoding DUF6509 family protein; protein product: MNITGHTVEKLHDPTGILSGDRYEFFLTLEVPNDDELFSEHGLYLKVTFVNEEEASKIAQYQFIEQTTEQYLDFALEEEEEELVKSYCQQNIKS